In Prosthecomicrobium sp. N25, one DNA window encodes the following:
- a CDS encoding SDR family NAD(P)-dependent oxidoreductase: protein MHGRLKHKVAMVMGAGSSGPGWGNGKATAVLFAREGAKVVAVDRNAAAAEETAEIIRLEGGDALPLTCDATREAEVAAAIQAARARYGRIDILDNNIGIAEVGGVVEISEAEWDRVFDVNLKTAFLAMKHAIPPMVEQGGGSIVNITSIAGLRYTGVPYCTYSATKAALAHLTRTTAVEYAARKVRVNAIAPGLMKTPMVENAAGLAKAYAGGDVEAMWRKRDSQVPMGHMGDAWDVAYAALFLASDESKYVTGIELVVDGGITLKYT from the coding sequence ATGCATGGCCGGCTCAAGCACAAGGTGGCGATGGTGATGGGCGCCGGGTCGAGCGGACCCGGCTGGGGCAACGGCAAGGCCACCGCCGTGCTCTTCGCCCGCGAAGGCGCCAAGGTGGTGGCGGTCGACCGCAATGCGGCGGCCGCGGAGGAGACCGCGGAGATCATCCGCCTGGAGGGGGGCGACGCCCTCCCGCTCACCTGCGACGCGACGCGGGAGGCGGAGGTGGCGGCGGCGATCCAGGCGGCCCGCGCCCGCTACGGACGGATCGACATCCTGGACAACAACATCGGCATCGCCGAGGTGGGGGGCGTCGTCGAGATCTCGGAGGCCGAGTGGGACCGGGTCTTCGACGTCAACCTGAAGACCGCCTTCCTGGCGATGAAGCACGCGATCCCGCCCATGGTGGAGCAGGGCGGCGGGTCGATCGTCAACATCACGTCGATCGCGGGCCTGCGCTACACGGGCGTGCCCTACTGCACCTATTCGGCCACCAAGGCCGCCCTCGCGCACCTGACCCGGACGACGGCCGTGGAGTACGCCGCCCGGAAGGTGCGGGTGAACGCCATCGCGCCGGGGCTGATGAAGACCCCGATGGTGGAGAACGCGGCGGGGCTCGCCAAGGCCTATGCGGGCGGCGACGTCGAGGCGATGTGGCGCAAGCGGGATTCCCAGGTGCCGATGGGCCATATGGGGGACGCGTGGGACGTCGCCTACGCGGCGCTGTTCCTGGCCTCCGACGAATCGAAATACGTGACCGGGATCGAGCTCGTCGTCGACGGGGGGATCACGCTGAAATACACGTGA
- a CDS encoding benzoate-CoA ligase family protein has translation MSPAASILGPSAHLDSFARDNLPDRSLWPDLLLDRPEFRYPARLNAAAELVDRHVAEGRGTRPALRFAAGTWTYAELKEKIDRIAGVLARDLGLVPGNRVLLRAANTPMMVAVYLAVLKAGGVVVATMPLLRARELAVIIGKARISHALCDARLLDELDKARPSAPTLASVTAFGAGDDTGLEALMAGAAPTFQAVDTSADDVALIAFTSGTTGVPKGTMHFHRDLLATCDAYAAHCLKPTPDDRFMGSPPLAFTFGLGGLVLFPFRFGASTCLPDRTAPLDLLDAIDRYRPTVLFTAPTAYRAMLAEAGRHDLSSLRICVSAGEALPRPTWEAWKAATGLSITEGIGATEMLHIFIGSTPEDVVPGATGRPVPGYEAKVVDEDGSEVPDGTPGRLAVRGPTGCRYLADDRQAVYVRDGWNITGDTYVRDADGRFWYQARSDDMIVSAGYNIAGPEVEAALLTHPAVAECGVVGAPDADRGQVVKAYVVLKPGATASASLAEELKAHVKAEISPYKYPRVVEFVDKLPRTDTGKLQRFALRARAAEEAAGGSVAA, from the coding sequence ATGTCCCCAGCGGCATCGATCCTCGGCCCTTCGGCCCATCTCGACAGCTTCGCGCGCGACAACCTGCCGGACCGGTCCCTCTGGCCGGACCTCCTCCTGGACCGCCCCGAATTCCGCTACCCGGCCCGCCTCAACGCCGCCGCGGAACTGGTCGACCGCCATGTCGCCGAGGGGCGCGGCACCCGTCCCGCCCTGCGCTTCGCGGCCGGCACCTGGACCTACGCGGAGCTGAAGGAGAAGATCGACCGCATCGCCGGCGTCCTCGCCCGAGACCTCGGCCTCGTCCCCGGTAACCGCGTCCTCCTGCGCGCCGCCAATACGCCCATGATGGTCGCCGTCTACCTGGCGGTGCTCAAGGCCGGCGGCGTCGTGGTCGCCACCATGCCGCTCCTGCGCGCCCGCGAGCTGGCCGTCATCATCGGGAAGGCCCGCATCAGCCACGCCCTCTGCGACGCGCGGCTCCTCGACGAGCTCGACAAGGCGCGCCCGTCCGCCCCGACCCTCGCCTCCGTGACGGCGTTCGGGGCCGGCGACGACACCGGCCTGGAGGCCCTGATGGCCGGGGCCGCCCCGACCTTCCAGGCCGTCGACACGTCGGCCGACGACGTCGCCCTGATCGCCTTCACGTCCGGCACCACCGGGGTGCCCAAGGGCACGATGCATTTCCACCGGGATCTCCTGGCCACCTGCGACGCCTATGCGGCCCATTGCCTGAAGCCGACCCCGGACGACCGCTTCATGGGCTCGCCGCCGCTCGCCTTCACGTTCGGCCTCGGCGGCCTCGTCCTTTTCCCCTTCCGGTTCGGCGCCTCCACCTGCCTGCCGGACAGGACGGCCCCGCTGGACCTCCTCGACGCCATCGACCGCTACCGGCCGACCGTGCTGTTCACCGCCCCGACGGCCTACCGCGCCATGCTGGCCGAGGCGGGACGCCACGACCTCTCCTCTCTCAGGATCTGCGTCTCGGCCGGCGAGGCCCTGCCGAGGCCCACCTGGGAGGCCTGGAAGGCCGCGACCGGCCTCTCGATCACGGAAGGCATCGGGGCGACCGAGATGCTGCACATCTTCATCGGCTCCACCCCCGAGGACGTCGTCCCCGGCGCGACCGGCCGTCCCGTCCCGGGCTACGAGGCCAAGGTGGTGGACGAGGACGGCAGCGAGGTCCCGGACGGCACGCCCGGCCGCCTCGCCGTGCGCGGCCCGACGGGCTGCCGCTACCTGGCGGACGACCGCCAGGCGGTCTACGTCCGCGACGGCTGGAACATCACCGGCGATACCTACGTGCGGGATGCCGACGGCCGCTTCTGGTACCAGGCGCGCTCGGACGACATGATCGTCTCGGCCGGCTACAACATCGCCGGCCCGGAGGTCGAAGCCGCGCTCCTGACCCACCCGGCGGTCGCCGAATGCGGGGTCGTCGGCGCCCCGGACGCCGACCGCGGCCAGGTCGTGAAGGCCTACGTGGTGCTGAAGCCCGGCGCGACGGCCTCCGCGTCCCTCGCCGAGGAGCTGAAGGCCCACGTCAAGGCGGAGATCTCGCCCTACAAGTACCCGCGTGTCGTCGAGTTCGTCGACAAGCTGCCGCGCACCGACACCGGCAAGCTGCAGCGCTTCGCCCTGCGCGCCCGCGCCGCCGAGGAGGCCGCCGGCGGCTCCGTGGCCGCCTGA
- a CDS encoding AprI/Inh family metalloprotease inhibitor — MDRASHRKLGVIAAGFTFLAAAASPSCAVETDAREEARGRWLIAPESGGPGCVLNLSIEANGTAKVTSGGCRGEVALMSRASHWELDESGRIVLRDASQNRIVTLAKLENSIFREDEAPGRALVMKPATPAPAPQAAAVPAPPAGPGQPATATQTASPAPKGAAATAGTPARGEGRSIAAAAAPEPPPGAPEAAALPSRGVPPRPPGPPVVAALDLPGAEPEPAAAPEAPRPAPVAFPIPARKPAVPKPPPVVAAAVPPANAPLALVPAPVPGAGTASPSPLSPAVPAAPGVGPAAGPAMPATVQAFAAPATPSLQPSAPAGVGPAPGAPAAQAPAAAGKVVARWVMKRPTGEVLCRASLHEGASPARPGASALTLSPGCAQAVTRLQLSGWARQGNELVLLGATGASLSFVPQEDGSYAKAAKEGGQPLLLVKP; from the coding sequence ATGGATCGCGCATCTCATCGGAAACTCGGCGTCATCGCGGCAGGTTTCACGTTCCTCGCCGCCGCGGCCAGTCCGTCGTGCGCCGTCGAGACCGACGCCCGGGAAGAGGCCCGGGGACGCTGGCTGATCGCGCCGGAGTCCGGCGGTCCGGGCTGCGTGCTCAATCTCTCCATCGAAGCGAACGGCACGGCGAAGGTTACCTCCGGAGGCTGTCGGGGCGAGGTCGCCCTCATGTCCCGCGCCTCGCACTGGGAGCTCGACGAGAGCGGCCGGATCGTCCTGCGCGACGCGAGCCAGAACCGCATCGTCACCCTTGCCAAGCTCGAGAATTCGATCTTCCGGGAAGACGAGGCGCCGGGCCGCGCGCTGGTGATGAAGCCGGCCACGCCGGCTCCCGCACCCCAGGCCGCCGCCGTGCCGGCGCCGCCGGCGGGCCCGGGTCAGCCGGCGACCGCGACGCAGACGGCCTCGCCGGCGCCGAAGGGGGCCGCGGCCACGGCCGGGACTCCCGCGCGCGGCGAAGGCCGTTCGATTGCCGCGGCCGCCGCGCCCGAGCCCCCTCCCGGGGCGCCGGAGGCCGCCGCGCTGCCCTCCCGGGGGGTGCCGCCGCGGCCGCCCGGCCCGCCCGTCGTGGCGGCGCTCGATCTTCCCGGCGCCGAGCCGGAGCCTGCCGCGGCGCCGGAGGCCCCCCGCCCCGCCCCGGTGGCATTCCCGATCCCGGCGCGCAAGCCTGCGGTTCCGAAACCGCCGCCGGTGGTGGCCGCCGCGGTTCCTCCCGCCAACGCTCCGCTCGCGCTGGTTCCCGCGCCGGTGCCGGGTGCCGGGACGGCATCCCCGTCGCCGCTCTCGCCGGCCGTGCCGGCGGCCCCCGGGGTCGGCCCGGCGGCAGGGCCCGCCATGCCCGCCACGGTCCAGGCCTTCGCTGCGCCGGCCACGCCGTCCCTCCAGCCGTCCGCGCCCGCGGGCGTCGGGCCCGCGCCCGGAGCACCCGCCGCACAGGCACCCGCGGCTGCCGGCAAGGTGGTGGCGCGCTGGGTGATGAAGCGGCCGACCGGCGAGGTGCTGTGCCGCGCGAGCCTCCACGAGGGCGCCTCGCCGGCCCGGCCCGGCGCCTCGGCCCTGACCCTCTCGCCCGGCTGCGCGCAAGCGGTGACCCGCCTGCAGCTCAGCGGCTGGGCCCGGCAGGGGAACGAGCTGGTCCTCCTCGGTGCCACCGGCGCTTCGCTCTCCTTCGTCCCGCAGGAGGACGGCAGCTACGCCAAGGCGGCCAAGGAGGGCGGTCAGCCGCTGCTCCTGGTCAAGCCCTGA
- a CDS encoding DUF4202 domain-containing protein, which translates to MPDPTDRLARAYAAIDAANAADPTLVEAEGGTKPYAVLYGERMSHWLDCLVPDASDALRIAVRAQHIRRFDIPRSAYPLDKPGYHAWRNRLKDHHADLTAALMAEAGYGPDEIARARSIVRKERLKRDPEAQALEDCACLVFLENEFVPFAARHEDDKIVDIVAKTWVKMSDAGHALALGLVPALPDRLQRLVGAAVAAKA; encoded by the coding sequence ATGCCCGACCCGACCGACCGCCTCGCCCGCGCCTACGCGGCCATCGACGCCGCCAACGCGGCCGACCCGACCCTCGTCGAGGCGGAGGGCGGGACGAAGCCTTATGCGGTCCTGTACGGCGAACGCATGTCGCACTGGCTCGACTGCCTCGTCCCGGATGCGTCGGATGCCCTGCGGATCGCGGTCAGGGCGCAGCATATCCGCCGGTTCGACATTCCCCGGTCCGCCTACCCGCTGGACAAGCCCGGCTACCACGCCTGGCGCAACCGCCTGAAGGACCACCACGCCGACCTCACGGCCGCCCTGATGGCGGAGGCGGGCTACGGGCCGGACGAGATCGCGCGGGCGCGCTCGATCGTCCGCAAGGAGCGGCTGAAGCGCGACCCGGAGGCGCAGGCGCTGGAGGACTGCGCCTGCCTGGTCTTCCTGGAGAACGAGTTCGTCCCCTTCGCGGCCCGGCACGAGGACGACAAGATCGTCGACATCGTCGCCAAGACCTGGGTGAAGATGTCCGATGCGGGGCACGCCCTGGCCCTCGGCCTCGTGCCCGCCCTGCCCGATCGTCTGCAGCGGCTCGTCGGCGCGGCGGTCGCCGCGAAGGCCTGA
- a CDS encoding MBL fold metallo-hydrolase → MAVTMQVLGAARTVTGLQLLFETGRTRVLVDCGMFQGPKSLKALNYEPFPYDPGSIACLLLTHAHVDHAGLIPKLVKAGFPGPVYATRATVDLCSALLPDSGHIQEMEVEALNRRNARRGHAEVTPIYTAEDARAALSSFRPVDPGQWLSPAPGVRARYWNAGHILGSASIELELSDGGDAPVRVMVSGDIGPDAAALQRDPEGPSGFDWVVLESTYGDEDRPATDREARRDRLAAIVREAWGGTGVLLIPAFAVERTQEIALDLVELMRRQAIPRFPVFVDSPLAIRATEVFLAHAAELDEGIDLAAAFRTPELRFTETADESKAIARIASFHAVIAASGMCEAGRIRHHLKRWLHRRDATVLLAGFQAEGTLGRLLQDGVRAVRIQGEESLVRARIRRIDDYSGHADAPELLAWLAARGPVARGVALVHGEPPAIDALADRIEAAAAAGTMPPVRILKPALDERIDLRDGRTLDAPPNTRPRADPARIGRLDWHNDLSRLLLDISEAVDRAADEKARGVVIRRLRRALEDE, encoded by the coding sequence ATGGCCGTAACGATGCAGGTCCTGGGGGCGGCCCGGACCGTGACCGGACTTCAGCTCCTCTTCGAGACCGGTCGCACCCGCGTCCTCGTCGACTGCGGCATGTTCCAGGGTCCGAAGAGCCTGAAGGCCCTCAACTACGAGCCCTTCCCCTACGATCCCGGCTCGATCGCCTGCCTGCTCCTGACCCATGCCCATGTCGACCACGCGGGCCTGATCCCGAAGCTCGTCAAGGCCGGCTTCCCCGGCCCGGTCTACGCCACCCGCGCCACCGTCGATCTCTGCTCCGCGCTGCTGCCGGACTCCGGCCATATCCAGGAGATGGAGGTGGAGGCCCTGAACCGGCGCAACGCCCGCCGCGGCCATGCGGAGGTCACCCCGATCTACACCGCCGAGGACGCCCGCGCGGCTCTGTCGAGCTTCCGGCCCGTCGATCCCGGCCAATGGCTCTCGCCCGCCCCCGGCGTGCGGGCCCGCTACTGGAACGCCGGCCACATCCTCGGGTCGGCGTCGATCGAACTGGAGCTGTCCGACGGCGGCGACGCCCCCGTCCGCGTCATGGTCTCCGGTGATATCGGCCCCGACGCCGCCGCCCTGCAGCGCGATCCGGAAGGGCCGTCCGGCTTCGACTGGGTGGTCCTGGAATCGACCTACGGCGACGAGGACCGTCCGGCGACCGACCGGGAGGCCCGCCGGGACCGTCTCGCCGCCATCGTCCGGGAGGCCTGGGGCGGCACCGGCGTTCTGTTGATCCCCGCCTTCGCGGTCGAGCGCACGCAGGAGATCGCCCTCGATCTCGTCGAGCTGATGCGCCGGCAGGCGATCCCGCGCTTCCCCGTCTTCGTGGACTCGCCGCTCGCCATCAGGGCGACCGAGGTCTTCCTGGCCCACGCCGCCGAGCTGGACGAGGGCATCGACCTCGCCGCCGCCTTCCGCACCCCCGAACTCCGCTTCACCGAGACCGCCGACGAGAGCAAGGCGATTGCCCGCATCGCCAGCTTCCATGCCGTCATCGCCGCCAGCGGCATGTGCGAGGCCGGCCGCATCCGCCACCACCTGAAGCGCTGGCTGCACCGGCGCGACGCCACGGTCCTCCTCGCCGGCTTCCAGGCCGAGGGCACCCTCGGGCGCCTGCTGCAGGACGGGGTCCGCGCGGTCCGCATCCAGGGCGAGGAGAGCCTCGTCCGCGCTCGCATCCGCCGCATCGACGACTATTCGGGCCACGCCGACGCGCCCGAGCTCCTCGCCTGGCTCGCCGCACGCGGGCCCGTCGCCCGCGGCGTGGCCCTTGTCCATGGCGAGCCGCCGGCCATCGATGCCCTGGCGGACCGCATCGAGGCAGCCGCCGCGGCCGGCACCATGCCCCCCGTCCGGATCCTGAAGCCCGCGCTCGACGAGCGCATCGACCTTCGCGACGGCCGCACGCTCGACGCGCCGCCGAACACGCGCCCGCGCGCCGACCCGGCCCGCATCGGTCGTCTCGACTGGCACAACGACCTGTCCCGGCTGCTCCTCGACATCTCCGAGGCGGTCGACCGGGCGGCCGACGAGAAGGCCAGGGGCGTCGTGATCCGGCGCCTGCGCCGGGCGCTCGAGGACGAGTGA
- a CDS encoding efflux RND transporter permease subunit, whose amino-acid sequence MSLYELCVRRPVFTTVMTLMMCLIGAVSYQRLSVREYPNIDEPVVSVTTRYPGASPEIMESQITQIVEGAVAGIEGIDVLTSSSRSETSRITLRFRSSVNPSEAAADVRDRVGRIRGRLPDAVDEPVIQKVEADAQPIIYLAFYSNRMSALETTDFLDRFVIDRLRNVDGVADVTILGERRYAMRIWVDAQRLAAYRLTIQDLETALRGQNVEVPTGRIESRDREFTVLSRTGLTTPEEFERIVLRQTGGTLVRLGDVAKAELAAADNRRFSRYNGQDAVTLGIVKQAVANPLDVSSGIKKRMDEITPDLPQGLTGEVAYDTSVFIDRSIKAVFTTIGEAVILVVLVIFFFLRSIRATLIPLVTIPVSLITTFALMFALGFTVNTLTLLAFVLAIGLVVDDAIVVLENIHRRIEHGEKPFRASIEGTREIAFAVVAMTITLAAVYAPLAFSEGRTGKLFIEFALTLACSVLVSGFIALTLSPMMCSRILKEHEKHGFVFGLLEKFFHGVESGYRWLLRGALAIRPFVVIGAVVVAGVAWQLASTIKQELSPVEDRGVIQGFGVAPEGSTIDFVERYANQTEAIYQKIPEVKGIVVSGGFPNVTNAFAIARLVDWDQRTRRQQDIVPTLFPQFSRIPGMNFFANNPPSLGGSFNARPIEYVIQTSGTYQDLQEAVDKMLAKIRTFPGLVNVDTDLKLNQPQVEVRLNRDKVLDSGLQVEQVGRTLETMLGGRVVTRFERSGEQYDVIVQLAADNRATPQALSQLYVRGQDGAMIQLSNVVDLRENAAANSLNRFNQMRAATITASLGSGVTQGEALDFLDKAAEEVLPATARTDVAGQSREFRNSASSLIFVMALSAVFIFLVLAAQFESFVDPLIIMLSVPLSMAGALYALDASGGTLNVYSKIGLVTLIGLITKHGILIVEFANQLQEKGLPKRQAVLDAATLRLRPILMTTGAMVLGAIPLALAHGAGAESRQQIGWVIVGGMSFGTLLTLFVVPTVYFMIAREHARDRHEDLGGPAGGHGAPAHDPDAHGHVPAASAPIPAPARREAAEVAPAAPAPVAAPAPAAVPAAEAVAAPVPVASPPVAPPAAETPTVVVVPPPAEAGRPAGGIRPVPQPIYAHPRGNPFPTMRDPRPSGSGA is encoded by the coding sequence ATGTCTCTCTACGAGCTCTGCGTCCGCCGGCCGGTGTTCACCACCGTCATGACGCTGATGATGTGCCTGATCGGGGCGGTCTCCTACCAGCGCCTGTCCGTGCGCGAATACCCGAACATCGACGAGCCGGTGGTCTCCGTCACGACGCGCTACCCGGGCGCCTCGCCGGAGATCATGGAGAGCCAGATCACCCAGATCGTCGAGGGTGCGGTCGCGGGCATCGAGGGCATCGACGTCCTGACCTCGTCGAGCCGCTCGGAGACGAGCCGCATCACCCTCCGCTTCCGCTCCAGCGTGAACCCCTCCGAGGCCGCCGCCGACGTGCGCGACCGGGTGGGCCGCATCCGCGGCCGCCTGCCCGACGCCGTCGACGAGCCTGTCATCCAGAAGGTCGAGGCCGACGCCCAGCCGATCATCTACCTCGCCTTCTATTCCAACCGGATGTCCGCCCTCGAGACGACCGACTTTCTCGACCGCTTCGTCATCGACCGCCTGCGCAACGTCGACGGCGTCGCCGACGTGACCATCCTGGGCGAGCGCCGCTACGCCATGCGGATCTGGGTCGACGCCCAGCGCCTCGCCGCCTACCGGCTGACCATCCAGGATCTCGAGACCGCGCTCCGCGGCCAGAACGTCGAGGTGCCGACCGGCCGCATCGAGAGCCGCGACCGCGAGTTCACCGTCCTGTCCCGCACCGGCCTGACCACGCCGGAGGAGTTCGAGCGCATCGTCCTGCGCCAGACCGGCGGCACCCTGGTGCGCCTCGGCGACGTCGCCAAGGCCGAACTCGCCGCCGCCGACAACCGTCGCTTCAGCCGCTACAACGGCCAGGACGCGGTGACGCTCGGCATCGTCAAGCAGGCCGTCGCCAACCCGCTCGACGTCTCGTCCGGCATCAAGAAGCGCATGGACGAGATCACCCCGGACCTGCCCCAGGGCCTGACCGGCGAGGTCGCCTACGACACCTCGGTCTTCATCGACCGCTCCATCAAGGCGGTGTTCACGACCATCGGCGAGGCCGTGATCCTCGTCGTGCTGGTCATCTTCTTCTTCCTCCGTTCGATCCGCGCGACCCTCATCCCGCTCGTCACCATCCCGGTGTCGCTGATCACCACCTTCGCGCTGATGTTCGCGCTCGGCTTCACGGTCAACACCCTGACCCTGCTCGCCTTCGTGCTCGCCATCGGCCTCGTCGTCGACGACGCCATCGTGGTGCTGGAGAACATCCACCGCCGCATCGAGCACGGCGAGAAGCCGTTCAGGGCCTCCATCGAGGGCACGCGCGAGATCGCCTTCGCGGTCGTGGCGATGACCATTACGCTCGCCGCCGTCTACGCCCCGCTCGCCTTCTCGGAGGGCCGCACCGGCAAGCTCTTCATCGAGTTCGCCCTGACGCTCGCCTGCTCGGTGCTCGTCTCGGGCTTCATCGCCCTGACGCTCTCGCCGATGATGTGCTCGCGCATCCTCAAGGAGCACGAGAAGCACGGCTTCGTTTTCGGGCTCCTGGAGAAATTCTTCCACGGGGTCGAGAGCGGCTACCGCTGGCTCCTGCGCGGCGCCCTCGCCATCCGGCCCTTCGTGGTGATCGGCGCCGTGGTGGTCGCCGGCGTCGCCTGGCAGCTCGCCAGCACCATCAAGCAGGAGCTCTCGCCCGTCGAGGACCGCGGCGTCATCCAGGGCTTCGGCGTCGCCCCCGAGGGCTCGACCATCGACTTCGTCGAGCGCTACGCCAACCAGACCGAGGCCATCTACCAGAAGATCCCGGAGGTGAAGGGCATCGTCGTCTCGGGCGGCTTCCCGAACGTGACCAACGCCTTCGCGATCGCCCGGCTGGTCGACTGGGACCAGCGGACCCGCCGCCAGCAGGACATCGTCCCGACCCTCTTCCCGCAGTTCTCCCGCATCCCGGGCATGAACTTCTTTGCCAACAACCCGCCCTCGCTCGGCGGCAGCTTCAACGCGCGCCCGATCGAATACGTCATCCAGACCTCCGGCACCTACCAGGACCTTCAGGAGGCCGTCGACAAGATGCTGGCGAAGATCCGGACCTTCCCGGGCCTCGTCAACGTCGACACGGACCTGAAGCTGAACCAGCCCCAGGTCGAGGTGCGCCTCAACCGCGACAAGGTCCTCGACAGCGGCCTGCAGGTCGAGCAGGTCGGCCGCACGCTGGAGACCATGCTGGGCGGCCGCGTCGTCACCCGCTTCGAGCGCTCCGGCGAGCAGTACGACGTCATCGTCCAACTCGCCGCCGACAACCGCGCTACCCCCCAGGCGCTGTCCCAGCTCTACGTGCGCGGCCAGGACGGGGCGATGATCCAGCTCTCCAACGTGGTCGACCTCCGGGAGAACGCCGCCGCCAACTCCCTGAACCGCTTCAACCAGATGCGCGCCGCCACCATCACGGCCTCCCTCGGGTCGGGGGTGACCCAGGGCGAGGCGCTCGACTTCCTCGACAAGGCCGCCGAGGAGGTTCTGCCCGCCACGGCGCGCACCGACGTGGCCGGCCAGAGCCGCGAGTTCCGCAACTCCGCCTCCAGCCTGATCTTCGTCATGGCCCTGTCGGCGGTCTTCATCTTCCTGGTGCTCGCCGCCCAGTTCGAGAGCTTCGTCGACCCGCTCATCATCATGCTGTCGGTGCCACTGTCCATGGCCGGCGCCCTCTACGCACTCGACGCCTCGGGCGGGACCCTGAACGTCTATTCCAAGATCGGCCTCGTCACGCTGATCGGCCTGATCACCAAGCACGGCATCCTGATCGTGGAGTTCGCCAACCAGCTTCAGGAGAAGGGCCTGCCCAAGCGCCAGGCGGTCCTCGACGCCGCCACCTTGCGGCTTCGGCCGATCCTGATGACCACGGGGGCCATGGTGCTCGGCGCCATCCCGCTCGCGCTCGCCCACGGCGCCGGCGCCGAGAGCCGCCAGCAGATCGGCTGGGTCATCGTCGGCGGCATGAGCTTCGGCACGCTCCTGACCCTCTTCGTCGTCCCGACGGTCTACTTCATGATCGCCCGCGAGCACGCCCGCGACCGCCACGAGGACCTCGGCGGGCCGGCGGGCGGCCACGGCGCCCCCGCCCATGACCCCGACGCCCACGGCCACGTGCCGGCCGCCTCCGCCCCGATCCCCGCGCCCGCCCGGCGGGAAGCCGCGGAGGTCGCCCCCGCGGCGCCGGCGCCCGTCGCGGCCCCGGCTCCGGCCGCGGTCCCGGCCGCCGAGGCCGTCGCCGCCCCGGTCCCGGTGGCATCCCCTCCCGTCGCCCCGCCCGCGGCGGAGACTCCCACCGTGGTGGTGGTGCCGCCCCCCGCGGAGGCCGGAAGGCCGGCCGGCGGGATCCGCCCGGTGCCGCAGCCCATCTACGCCCACCCGCGCGGCAACCCCTTCCCGACCATGCGCGACCCCCGGCCCTCCGGTTCCGGCGCCTGA